AGAGCAGAGTGCTTAGCTGTTTCTGCCAAAGCTGCTGGCTTTCAGACTTTCCCAAACTGCTCCCCAGGGCTCCTGCTCCCCCCTCTCGCCCTGCCCAAAGCAGGCACACTCCTATCCACGATGGCTGCTGCCTTGCGTAACCTTGGCTGGAGGCCGAAAGCTCAGATTTCACTTATGCtactgtgcacagcagctgcagatagAGGTGGGGGTCCTCCAAAGACCCACACAGGCTCCTAGCATAACCTAGATCCTGAGACTGAACATTCTGGATCcccacagaagcacagagcgtcctctcagccctgctgcctgaTTGCATCCCTTGTCCCCTGCTGACAGTTCCTTGAGCCCGCACTGCTAAAAAGTCACTAACGAGATGAAACTTCAGTTGGTCCACCGTACTAGCCCTGCTTCACTCACTGTACCATCGGCACCTTGCTCTGGTAAAGGGCCTGCCTTTAGATACATTCCTTCTCAAGAGCCTTTATGAAACCAGACTCTTAAAATGTCCTCAGGACAACCAAAAACCTGAGCTGTAATATACCtgacacaaaaataacaaaccaaCAGGATCCTcccactgcttttccttttgttgacTGAAATGGGTTGGAAAGACACTTAGTTGACAaagttttctctctgcagcagaacTAAATAGGGGTGGGAATGCACTGCCTTGGATCTTTGTATTAGTCACACGAAACACTGCACTGCACGGAAATTAAAAGGGGTACAACCATTAAAGCCTCAAAGAAGACAGCAGATAGACAGTCACACCACACAGCCACCCAGGTTCTCACTGATGCATACTGACTTGCTGTCTCTTTCAGATTAGGAAAAGTTGAGAAGTTTGTGTAGAAAAACCTACCAACGCTTGCAGTGGGTGTCATGCACAGAACTGACCCTGCGCACCATGCATTGAAGCGTGGAAAGATGAACAAAAGGGATATTTCATTAGTGAAGCTTCAGTGTTAGAAATCACTTTAACTAAAAAGCAGGTATTCTCTTCGCAGCATTCAATATTTAAGCACATGCAAAACAGATTCTGCATATTGatacataaataatttaaactcagttttaagagaaaaacaaattaattcttGCATTCTTGGGTagtagaaaaatgtatttcttcttccaccCTGGTATTAAATGGCGTGATCTATTCTACAAATCAGggttgctttgttgttttggtgttgttttttttagtatCAGGTGTCTTGATTTCTTTCCAATCACAGAAGCAGATAAGGTTGCCTTATAGGAACATCACACTCATGTTAAAACCAGCTTTCTAAAAACAATTTACTCCTGTAAGCAGGGATTGGGATTCAAAGTCTCTAGTTTAAAGCTGAAAGAGGCAGTTTCTTTTAGACTTGAAACAGCTGCAGTGATTAcatcattttcagtgtttacCCTGATCCCTGCACCTCCGTGGCAAACCATGATGCTGAGAGATCACAGTTTATCACAGAGGGATAACTGACACTTCAAGGACTGAATAGGAGACACTAACAGAAGTAACTCTACCACTCAAAAGGGTGTGAGCTGCTACATGccacctctctgctctgcttccaaGAGCACTGCAATGACTTAGATCAAATTTGCAGCCTGATGCATGAGTAAGGGAACACATGGATATGTAAACTCATCAGAGATTCATTCTCTGACTGGAAATTTACTTCTCTGATCAGCATTAATGTCCACAGATGAGAGCCAGTGTCAGCAAATTGATCTGTTATGCATCAGCCTGTGCGTAATCCCATCGCCAAGAGACAGTGCACAGCAGTATCATGAGAGTTCTGGGTGAAAGCTAATTTACAGtgcttgcatcagaaatatgTGTCTTTATGTCAGCTTTTGAGACCGCAAACTCAAGGAAGGGGAGCATGAAGCCAGCTCACACACTTGGCGTTTTAGGAAGTGTGAATGCCTCCTGAGGTTGTATTTTGCTTGGCATCTGAAAGAGCCGCAGTCAGGTCAGCTCAGCCCATCCCCTCCAAAAGCCCTTTGCAGACCTCAAGGCTCCTCCTTGGTCCCCTCCTTCATCTTTCCATATAAGACTCTCCTTCCCTGGGAAAACATCCTGGAAACTGATGAATTCTGAGCATCTTCAATACTCTCATAAAGACCATGAGAATAGAAAATGTAGGTCTTGACTCTCTGGACCACGCTCACAGCTGAGACACACAATTTAGTCTCAATACTGTGCTCTCTTAAAGCTTTTCCCCTGACTCCAAAGAATGGCATGGCCAAGGTCCAGGTCTACTGCACGTTTACTGCACAGACAGCCTGCAGAAAGgctttgtatatttttataaatatctcTTGGTGAATGAATACAGTGTTCAACATTAAAAACTTCAGGCATTTGTTTCCATGTAATgctttgcaatgaaaataatgataCTAAAACTAAGCTACCAGCTCTGAAATGTTCCCAACTCAGCCACTTGCAGTACTTACTACTCTaagcaggttttgtttttcatctggcTGCAGCGAACAGAGGTTAACTGGCGAGGCAGCAGTCACATCTGCCACGTCAATGTTTCGATTTCTATATGAATTACTGAGCTGCATCTTTCAATTTTACTCTGAGACCTTAAAGGTACAATAAAAGCCGGGagttaaattgcttttaaaaatcttaggCTTTCATACTGGTCAAAAGAcaagcaagagggaaaaatacGCCTTCAAAGACAATTAGGTAATTTGTATTTACTGAAGATGAGCCGTTCCCTCTGCAAACATGACGGCTGCCGGAATATGTAGGTCACTGAGATAGAAGGTTAGAAAGAAACCCGCAGCTTGAAGTGAGCAGGCAGCTCTAAATACAGGCCCACCGGATATTTTAACATGAGTCTTTAATACAGCTACACAAGAGTCAAAGAATTAATTTGAGATTACCCAGTCGAACcataagaaggaaaaacaagaagtatGAATTCAAGAAACATGCAGACAGTTTTCTTAGTTggattgcttaaaaaaaaagggaaaggctAAGAAGGGCTCTTTATAACTGAAAAGCTCTGGGACTGCATTAGGTGAAGGCAAAGAAGTCAAACAACATACATTAACATTCCATCGATTTTTAACACGAAACTTTATACACTAATATTCTTTTGCTAAGGACTCCTACAGATCTGCTTATTAGCTCAGTGTCTAGGtcatacaaagaaaagcacGATGGAGAAAGCAAGGAGGCACTTACCTGTGGGGATGAACGTAGGCTGTTGCAACTGCATGTTGGCTAGAGCCTGTTGGTAGTGGAAAACGCTTGGGTTAAAGACTGTGGTGGCACCATTGTTTTTTTCAAGTGCTGGCCTCTTTGGTAAAGGTTGAAGTGCACCAGGCGGCAGGGCCTGTGGATAAGGGAGTCATTAAAGACAAGTGGAATAAAAAAAGGACCCAAAGAAGGTAAAGCATGCAAGAAATAACGAGGGTCTTGCCTGCAAATCACCTGAAACTGTATCAGTGTAACAGACgggaaagagaagagcagctATATGGTAGTGACAGCTGTAGGTGAAATCACAGCTTCCCTAGGTAAGCAGTTAATAAATGCATCAGGAGAAAGGGGCAGAGAGCAGGAAGAGGCAACACTACAGAAGATGTTCAGGAGGGTTGACTTGGGCACATAGAAGGAAAGACATGGcgaggaggaaggggagagctGATCAGGACAGGACACTACAAAGCAGGCAATGGGCTAAGAGAAGCACTGGTGACTACTTAAAGATGGAAAGATTAGTGTAAGCTGCAAGTGCTATGGAAAAATAAGGGGGCTTGCCTCTGCCTATTTCAACACCTCCCTACACGGCGCTGTGCACACTTGTGGTTGTCTACACCTGCATGCAGATGACCCATGTGTTCTGGTGGTTAAAGTGGTAATTGTTGCCAGGAACACATACAATGTCACATTCATAGTAAAATACACTTTCCCTCATTTTCAGAGAGGCTGAGCAACAAGGTGATGAAAAGGAGGACTGATTCTCCACTGCCTGCAACAGCTGCATGGCTCACAAACAGCAGATCTGGGCTCGCTCCCAATATCTAGTAGTGCAATGCTAGAAGGCCTCCAATAGTTAAATACCACTTGCCCATTATCAGCAGTGGAAAAAGCCATTGACAAATCTGCTGTTCGAACAAGATCTGGGTGGGTCCTGCTATCAGGCAAATCCTCTCTTTTTGTTCTATCACACCACAGTGCTTCTTCCAGCCCGTCAAACCTGTTTCATGACAAGACTGGGTAAAAAGCATTAACCGGACTCAGAAACTTCTCTCAGTAAGGTACTCATCATTTACAAAACGTGTCTCAACAGCAAAGTAGTATGTCAGGTTCTTAAGAAACAGGAATGTGTCTAATGATTTACAGCTTTTCATTGTACCCAAGCAgaaaccacattttttttcttcacattgtGATAGAAAAAGGGTCCTTTTTAATTATGCCCTGCAGTCCTTTAGCATGTAACACTCCCATTGACGTCAATGAGCTTTACGCACGTGGAAGTCATGCAGAATCAGGTCATTTCTGCCTAGTTGTGTTCTATATCATGTCGCAAAGCAGTGGCTGAAAAACAGGGTTagtacttttgtttgtttgtttgaataaaTGACAGTGAGGGATGGGTAATGGAGGAGGCTTAGCTAATGAAGGGTTAAGGCTACAGACACACTGTACTTGTCAGAAAGGacacaagaaaagagaatgtaaaGAGTCATGAAAATCAACACACAACGGAATACAAACTAAAGCTTGCAACAGTTTGTCACCATTTAGAAACGGGTTCCACCTCAGATTTAATCTGCTATAGGAGACTGCTCATCTGAGAAACGTTAAGCACGACACTTTCAGGCAAAATATCACTCCAACCTATTGCTATTCACATCGTGGCTTCTGGATGGCTttaatattataaaaaaaaaccaaacacaacaacTAGAGGAAGAAACTGCATTTGCAAAACTGCTCTCAGACACGCACACATCCTCTGCTAATATTAGCAGACAACCATTGCCAGCATTAGGACTTCACGATATCTTTCCAGATCTCTTCTGGCTAGTACCAAGAGACAGCAGTCAAACACGAGCCAGCATTCTCAGACACCAAAATCTCTTGCTTAAGATCTCCATTTTAGGATGAGGCCTTTTAGGTGaagatgtttccatttttaGGGCAGCCTTCACTGGTATCTATGCTAAATCTGTACCTACATCTTGTCTATTTAATGATAGTAGTTCTATAAATGTTCCTCTGGCACAGAACAGATTTGAGTACTCCAGTAGAGACTGGAGTGGCTGCACTCACATCAGAGGGGTTTTGCAGATCTACAGTAACTAACTTGCTGCTTCAGTTCAGGCTCCTTACTGGGCCTGACTgcaaaacacactttttttcaGACGCTTCCAAAATCCgcctcagaaaaaaataaaaattgctaaTTATAGCAAAGCAACTGTGCCAAGCATGTAATGGACTTTTGACTCCTTGCTTCTTGGCCAAAGGCTGTCACTTCCCCAGAAAGTCCATTATCCCACAATGGCAGtgccaaaagcagaacagatgaAGGCTTTGAGACTTCACTGTGATGTCCTGGCTCTCTACACGAGGGACAATTCCTGAGCCTACTGCTGCAGTCAGAGGGAGCACACAAACACCAGCACGGCCAAGGGATGTCAAAGCTACACAGTTCAACCTCCTAATCTCTAACATCACCCTTCGTCCTACCTTTAGAGCCACTCTAAAGGGGGATGGGAGAGAAAGGAACTACGGCAACCCCATTTCTACCACCTGAACAGCACCTCTGGGAAATGCAAACACTTCAGCTGGGTCGGAGAAGCCCCAGTATATGAAACACTTCCACAGTCATCTCGAGAAGCAAGCACACTGCAGTgcctgctgtgcagcctggaggcCAGCTCTGTGGAACAGGAGGCTGTGCCCATCTCGGTCCAGTTCTGTTCGGACACAGCCTTCTGGTCACCTACTATTCTTGGTGCTGGGGCAGCATCCGTACTGCAGCACGCCCTGCAGACAAATCCCAGCTGCCAAACTATCATATCCTTGATATCTAGCCTACCTAATCCTTGGCTTGGCCAGCACTCTGATTGCTGAGGATGGGCGAGTGATGGCTCTGCAGTTTGGCACATTCCCCAGGTTTGCTACAAAGCCAGAGTGCTTGGGGTTAGCAATTACTTTTGGCTTCCAAGCAAAATGTGGCAGTCCCTATGGATGAAGTACATCACAAAGCAATGCTGTTCGGATGCAAAGAGAAATTCAAACCAAATCAAGGCACtgaagcaaacagctgtgttGCATGTGAAATGGGACAGCATTTCTTTAATGGTCTTAGAACCATTATGCAGAAATCTTAACAGCTTGTGGGAATACATTTCTGCCTTGTACCATGTCCTGGTTCCAAAGGTATTCCCCAGGTGTGTTCTGTAGCACCTACAAAAGGCAATAGGAGGCTCCTCAACACTTTTTGGCCTTGCTGAATCCTGTAGCAGCACCTTCCTCCAGCAGGACAGGAGCTAGATCAGAGCAGTACAGAACTTCATGACTTTACCTCATCCTGTCGCTTGCCTTTTCCCTCTGGACAAACTTCATTCATGACAGAAGTAGCAGTAACCTTTGAGAATGGACAGTAGCCTTGTCTCACTCTTCTGTCTGGACTTGCGGGGGTAAGTAACCCTTGCAACAGAATCATACCATGTGTTCCAGTGAAAGGGTTAATTTCTCCTGCTTAGTACCCATGTGATAGCCCACACTGATCCCAGTGAGCAATTCCCACTAAAAAAATGGCAGGCAGCCCCTCATATTTGGGCTGGGAAAGCGACATTCCTGCTGGTATTGGAGCATCTGAACATAAAGATTTCAGTAACTTCTCTGCATGGCATAGAAATAAATCCTTTGCCATGAATGACAGACAAAAATGCAATGCATGCCTAAGTCAAGATTTCCCACGTGCAGgttaataacttattttttgCAAGGCAGGAACTGGATTAAATCTTTGCAACAAACAATTTAATTGCTCCTCCAAGTTCCCTTCTGATCAGTATCTCCTGGGAGCAGATCACACTTTCACTCCTCTGCACTCAGCCAGGAGGGGCTGGGTTTGTATCTGACTTGATGCTTCAGCCCCAGTCACAACACACAGAATGCTTTGAAAGAGGGCAGAGGTTGCACCCATTCCCTGGCAAGCAGCAGAGTTGATCTGAGCAGTTTCCTCTGAAGACTATGTATGCTCTTATCGGTACCATAAATTGctctccagcacagcctccacAAAAGGTTCAGAGGAGGTGACATATTCCAACAATGTGGCTGAAAGCATTCAGATGTTCCAAGGCAGGAAGACTATTAAAAGTCACTTATCTGATCAGATTTTGATCATTGAGAAGGTCAGAAGGGCAGGAGAGCTACAGAGCTTTCCCAACATCAGCCAGACGGAGCCCCCTCGGGGGGGTGGCACTCCAGAGGGCAGCCAGGCACTGCATGGGTCACTGCCTGTGGGCTTTGGGGCTGCGCTGTACCAGCAGTGAGCATGGCAGGCTATTGTGTCAGGCACTGTTGTGTCAGTCATTCGGTGTCAGGCCGGGTGTAATTCCAGCCGCCGGTGGAAGCTGGTCCCTAACAAGATTTTCTCATGCTGCAGTCTAAAACTCCAACAGGAAAGCCTGTGGACTacttaaaaagcaacaaataacaATATTAGCCTTGCCGAGTTGCCACAGGGGCTTTGCTTCTGGCCAAACTCAATGctattatctttttttcatttaaatttgcCCCAAACAGAGCTTAAAGAACCATTGTCATTCTGGGAAAAGCAGCCTCTCTGCCCTGACCGTACATTCACTGGCACTGGAGGGGGTGTTCATCCCACTGACACTTCTGCTTCCCAACAAGGGGAATGGGGAGCAACGATcctctgtgcccactgctccCTTTCTCCCTTACTGCTGAGGGACATGAATTCTAAGGATGAACTCAATGCCTCCCATGGAGGTGAATGGGAGGGAATAGCCTTAGCAGGCTTCTGCCCTACCCTGTCACAAAGAGGcagactgctgctgcagctggaaaacCACCTGAAAACCCCAAGCTGCAACAGAAAAGCTCCCAGAAATACTGAGCACCTCCAAAACCAATCCTCAAGAGGAAAAGCTCAGAGGGTTAACAGGTGGCGTGGGGATGCAGGATGGCATATGTGAAGGGACGTCAACATTTCTGGAGGGATGGGCAATCCCTTAGGCACTAACAGGACAGACAAGTGAGGAAGGCTTTCATGCAGATGGTTACGTGCAAAGCAAGAAGGTGAGATGTCCAAGTACCAGGCCAAAGGTTGCCTCCAGCGGTTGCTACAGTGATTTGACAGCCGACTGAGTCTTAATTAGCAGGCAGTGTGCACATGATGGCAATGGGCCAGGGAGGGGAAGTCaagcacagcaagcagaagaGTGTCAAGAGAGAAGTGTTTTGGGGAGGcgaagagaaaaaaaaataataaaatgaaagcattacacaatatattaaaaagatgaaacatGCACAACATGGGTGCCCAGGTGGATACCTGGCCTAGTCAGCTACTTAGCTTAGCTTAGCCTCAGTAAACTTTAAAGAAGTATCAGTAGTGTGTGCACTGGAGTACTGCCACTGCAGCTCAGGGATTAGCTGCAGGCAGATGGGCACTGGGCACCAGCTCcaaccctgcagctctgcacagaggtCAGCAAGAGGGCTGGTGGCAAGAAGAGGTAAAGCACGATGAAACACTACAGAAGTGTGATCCCAGAGCAGGGACTGAGCCTGCCCCAGTTCATTcggctgtgctgcacagatgGCAGCCAAGCAGCAGTGAGTAAAACCACTGCTCGTGTGTGTCAAGTCACTGCGGGACAGTGTCCTTCAGAAACGTCTGCTGAACCTGGACTTGAAATCGGTCCAGAACTGTTTTAGGAGGACTTACTACCCCCATTGGTCTGCCgtggtttcttttatttgtttgtttttatccaAGGAGACTGGGCACCAGTTTTCCCTTGAATGAGACCTTATTCCTCAACAGGTACAGTAAATGCATCAAACCTTGAAAAGTCAATGAATAATGTAAGCTGTTTTGGTGGCAAGGGTGATGCAACAAGCcatcaataaatattttaaaggttcTAGTTAACAGCATACAAATAAGGTTAATTACGTTTTTAAGAGAAGCCAGCAGCATGAATAAAACATGCATTGGCTTTGGTTAAGTAGCAGTGTCCTGGATAATTagtgaaaaagcaaagtgtCAATTGTAAAAAGCAAAAgggtttcatttcagaaagtcCTTTTTCAACAGACCTTGGCTGTTGTTTCAACATAATAGAAACAGTAAGAAATACAGCACATAAACCATGCAGGACAGAGAAATACTGCAGCATAAATTGGTTCTTCAAATTACGTTCCAGGTAATACTGATGTTGCCGGGAAGGcagttgtttcatttctgtaatcctttccctttttttgtaTTATGTTTTGCCATGAATGAAACCCACCCTCATTTACTGTCTTATTTAGAAATCTTTTAGTAGCCTGACTTTTGAATCACACAGGGGGCACGACCCTTCTTAAGATTAGTTATCCaagtaatcacagaatggaagaGGTTGGGAGGTCCAACCACCAGCTCAAGCAGGGTCGGCCACAGTGCCTCACTCAGAACTGCATCCAGACGGGTTCTGAGTATCTTCAAGGGCAGAGCGATCTATTCTGGTCATTGAAAACCCTCACAgttcaaggcttttttttttttcttgcaccTCAATTTGTGCCCATTGTCTCTTGTCCTTTCACTGTCTGCCTCTATCTTCTTTACTTCCCCATCAGGAACTCAAACACCTTACATATGGCTACAATCCCCCTGgttctcttcttcctcaggatgaacagtcccagctccttcagcctcaaTTTCCCTGTGTGTCAGATGCTCCGAGCTCTTCATCATCTAAACAGCCCTTTGCTGGACTCACTCCAGTACATCTACGTCTGTCTGGCACCGAGGAGCCCAGCTCtgacacagcactccagctgtggCCTCAGCAGAACTCAGAAGAGAAGGACCCACCTCCCTTGATTTGCTGACACTGCTCTtcctaatgcagcccaggatgctggTGGTCATCTTTGCCACGAGGGTATAAGAAACGTCTATCATGACAATACTGTCCCTACTCTGGGCTATTTTAACACTACAGATGCAAATTTCAAACTAGAATATGTAGATGCCATTAAAGTGCAGTCAACAGAACGACAAACATTTACTCCATCTGGGCATCTGATCCATCCTGCTAAGTTTTCCTTGAGTTGTTTTCATAATTCTAGGTATTGGAAGCCGCATTTCAAATAAAGTGCAAGTGAGACCATCCCTACCATAGAATCAGAAAGGTGAGAAGCCATCCTTGACTGGAGACTTGTCATTTCACTAAGTCTTGACAAAGGTAACAAGGTACGAGCCTTCCCTGTTTGCTAGACTGGAACAACTGACGTCTTGTTTGCTTTGAAGTAAGTGGAAATTCTGCTACTGACTTCAAGGAGCCAGGTTTTCCCTGTAAAGGATATATTATGAGATGTgcattctttcttctcattgtGTGCTGAAGAAGTTGAACTGACACCTGCGACTTAGCTAGAAGGTGTTTGTTTCATATGCTGCTGAGCTCGCTTTCATGATGCGTGTAACCTCATGATGTTGTGTCAGAAAGTAACAAGGTTTGCCACTGCGTCCCTaactgctgagctgcactgcaTCGCTCAGTGCTTCATGCTACAGCCCGTGCATACAAAGGATGGAGAGGTGGGACTCACACTGCACACGCTCTCAGCTCTCTAATCAGCCATTTACAAAATAACCTACTTCTCCACAAATGACACAAATGAAATCTCCTCGCAATTGAAATACAGCTTGATAAGAGCCCTACTTACcattgcagctgcagctgtctGGTTCACCTGATGTTGAGCTGCCTTGATTTTGGCTTGCAGGTGTGCAGGAGGGTGAAAGTACTTGCATTTCTCCCTTGAGCATCGACCTTTGATGTAATCCATGCAAACTGTAACGGTGTTTTCGTTTGTGTCTATCATCGCGATATCTATAGGGTGAGCATAGCGGCAATCGTTCTCACCACGTGTGCAATTTCCACGCTGAAACTCTCGACAAACCTTAAAAGAAAGTCACATTGTTAAGAAAGACATCGTGCTACTCTTCGGTCAGTATTTTCAACACAGCATATGAGTTTGGGTAATGTATAAAGTAACATGCATATTCTAAATCCATGCTTAACTGCAGTTGTAAGCTGCAGTATTCATACAGGTACTTACTCTTAAATATGAGGAGCCTCTTTCATGCAGATAGTCTCACTGCCCTCCATAATAAACCCCTGACCTTGAGGTTACATTACAGTGCATTTCATTACCCTGCAGTGCATTCTAAGGTGCTGCCCAAACTGCTGGCTTTCAAAAGGCCTTGGCAGCTCCTCATACGTTACAAGCACCGGAGCATCAAAGGCAGGGATAAAAGTTTCACAAAATGGAGCTTCAAGGCTTCCTTGTCTGAAGGTATGAAGGAACTAAGACAAACTGTCATGCTCACAGCCACTGGTGTAAATCACACAGCAGTACTCTGTAAGACTGTGTGCAGGGAAAGGTGAGACGTCACATGAGAACAGAAGCAATCGGCAAAGCAATATGAAGCACGTAACACAAAACAATCTATTCTCAAATTATACCCTTTCCCACTGTCTTCCAGTGTTATAATTTACACCTGCAGGAGCCTCTGAATTCAAGTCCTCAGCCCTTATTTCCTGCAGAGCTTCTACAAACAGTCTGAAAGACGTTTACAGTTCCTCCAATGCTAGATCCCAGCACGCCCTGTTAAGTGCCATGGCGATCCTGGTGGGCAAATGCCTTTCCAGTGCCCCAAACTCAGCAGCCCCAACAGTGTAAGGCTTGCAGCTTTCTGTAAGAACTTACCAAGCTTATCTCAGGACAAGAGAAATGCCTGTTCCTTCCACCCTCCTGCTCTCATTCCAAAACATCCCCCACTCAACCTGGTGAAAGGGCAAACTAtctgcttgctttcatttatgttttattttcagtgatttctaaGGATTTGGGATCAGTCCCCATGACTCTCctccagcagagagcagcagccctgtgacTGGAGAACTGCAAGTAAACTTTGCACTGCACCGCATCAGGTCATCACGGCAGAGTGCAACAGCTGGGCCAACACACCCTGTTCATTCCCTTTAGCAGTATGAAAACAGACACCCAAATACCTCCAGTTTATCCGTACGCATCAGTTTCTGGCCAGCAGAGCTTCCTGGTACCGTAACAGTTGGATTTCCAGAAACCAGGACAGGAGTATTTGGTAAAAGCTCTGCAGGAACCAAGCCCATCCCAGGAGAAACGTGACTCAGGTAGGGACTAAAAGCCATTGTGGGGCTCGTTGCAAGCGATGGAGTCACAGGAAATGTTGTCTGTgcacagaaaaaggagaaacaagatATTAGTTAAAGAGCTCTGTCTTGGATTACCCAGTCGAAGTCTCACAGCACTTCAATCCTTTTAAGCAAATCGATAAGCAACATTAAAACACCCTGCTCTTCAATCTATTCATTCATTGCCATTTACTTGTGATCCATTTGTTTCTCCTGACTCACAAATTCATGACTCATCCTGAACATAAGGCATCTTTATTTGTCAGATCAAAGTATATTGATGATCTTTATGGTTTAATGACACAATTAAGGATTTCACGCCAGCAATTAAGGCAGGTCCAAATTAAACAGACTTCTCACTCCCAGAGAAACGTCTCGGCTTTTGTATGTCTACACTGCAATGCTGTACAGAGGTAAATGGAAGCTTCAGGATCTAGAAGCTTCATGGTTGAATTTACTACCACCTTGCTACTACcactggagaggtcccagaggactggaggcttgctgatgtgactcccatctacaagaagggctgtAAGGAGGATCTGGAGAACTACAGGACCTGAGGGAACGGCCTCAAGctgtatcagatgaggtttacACTGGgcataagaaggaactttttctctcagagagtagtcaggcactggaattgctgcacagggagatggtggagtcgccatccctggcagtgttcaagaggtgtctggatgaggagctccgagatatggtttagtggtttgctgtagctatggtaatgggaggaccTGGACTGCTTTTGAAACCTGAATTGCCTTAGGCAGACCCTGCAGGAAGAGTGGGGAAGAACACAGGTGGGCCAACCAGCTTCCCCTGCCTGAACTTCTTCAGCAGCTACAGTCTATTAGAATTTCAATTCTCCTGCGTAAGCAAACTCCTAAACTGAACTCCTAAGTATGGACAGAATTTTACACCTATGAACAGCCCCTAATCAGAGAGTCTGTGAAACTTTAAAGCACCCAGGTGATGTAAAATTTCCCCCTTCCCACCCAGATGGCAAAAGCCTGCAAGGAAGCAGTTCTACTCCTGTAACAGCGGATTGACAAGCCCTCAGGGACAGTAACCtgtgactttatttttccttctgtcaccTTCTCTGCTGGAAACTCTGGGTTACAGTTAAAGCTTGCTCACATTTGCTGGCACACATGACGCTGCCCTCA
This region of Coturnix japonica isolate 7356 chromosome 4, Coturnix japonica 2.1, whole genome shotgun sequence genomic DNA includes:
- the MBNL3 gene encoding muscleblind-like protein 3 isoform X6, giving the protein MFAQQMQFMLPGTQLQPITTFPVTPSLATSPTMAFSPYLSHVSPGMGLVPAELLPNTPVLVSGNPTVTVPGSSAGQKLMRTDKLEVCREFQRGNCTRGENDCRYAHPIDIAMIDTNENTVTVCMDYIKGRCSREKCKYFHPPAHLQAKIKAAQHQVNQTAAAAMALPPGALQPLPKRPALEKNNGATTVFNPSVFHYQQALANMQLQQPTFIPTGSVLCMTPTASVVPMMHGATPATVSAATTPATSVPFAATATANQVCSFQWLSFTVCSDLEDRARAPSPARLGAGSGSVCLGIGEGAPAGTAAAGA
- the MBNL3 gene encoding muscleblind-like protein 3 isoform X7 — translated: MAVNVSLVRDTKWLTLEVCREFQRGTCSRSDAECKFAHPSRSCHVENGRVIACFDSLKGRCTRENCKYLHPPPHLKTQLEINGRNNLIQQKTAAAMFAQQMQFMLPGTQLQPITTFPVTPSLATSPTMAFSPYLSHVSPGMGLVPAELLPNTPVLVSGNPTVTVPGSSAGQKLMRTDKLEVCREFQRGNCTRGENDCRYAHPIDIAMIDTNENTVTVCMDYIKGRCSREKCKYFHPPAHLQAKIKAAQHQVNQTAAAAMALPPGALQPLPKRPALEKNNGATTVFNPSVFHYQQALANMQLQQPTFIPTGSVLCMTPTASVVPMMHGATPATVSAATTPATSVPFAATATANQISQLSVDELSSSMFVSQM
- the MBNL3 gene encoding muscleblind-like protein 3 isoform X2, translated to MAVNVSLVRDTKWLTLEVCREFQRGTCSRSDAECKFAHPSRSCHVENGRVIACFDSLKGRCTRENCKYLHPPPHLKTQLEINGRNNLIQQKTAAAMFAQQMQFMLPGTQLQPITTFPVTPSLATSPTMAFSPYLSHVSPGMGLVPAELLPNTPVLVSGNPTVTVPGSSAGQKLMRTDKLEVCREFQRGNCTRGENDCRYAHPIDIAMIDTNENTVTVCMDYIKGRCSREKCKYFHPPAHLQAKIKAAQHQVNQTAAAAMALPPGALQPLPKRPALEKNNGATTVFNPSVFHYQQALANMQLQQPTFIPTVPMMHGATPATVSAATTPATSVPFAATATANQVCSFQWLSFTVCSDLEDRARAPSPARLGAGSGSVCLGIGEGAPAGTAAAGA
- the MBNL3 gene encoding muscleblind-like protein 3 isoform X3; protein product: MQSWQYLTCHMLLGPQMSFSNVTQWSECHRGSGRCTRENCKYLHPPPHLKTQLEINGRNNLIQQKTAAAMFAQQMQFMLPGTQLQPITTFPVTPSLATSPTMAFSPYLSHVSPGMGLVPAELLPNTPVLVSGNPTVTVPGSSAGQKLMRTDKLEVCREFQRGNCTRGENDCRYAHPIDIAMIDTNENTVTVCMDYIKGRCSREKCKYFHPPAHLQAKIKAAQHQVNQTAAAAMALPPGALQPLPKRPALEKNNGATTVFNPSVFHYQQALANMQLQQPTFIPTGSVLCMTPTASVVPMMHGATPATVSAATTPATSVPFAATATANQVCSFQWLSFTVCSDLEDRARAPSPARLGAGSGSVCLGIGEGAPAGTAAAGA
- the MBNL3 gene encoding muscleblind-like protein 3 isoform X1; translation: MAVNVSLVRDTKWLTLEVCREFQRGTCSRSDAECKFAHPSRSCHVENGRVIACFDSLKGRCTRENCKYLHPPPHLKTQLEINGRNNLIQQKTAAAMFAQQMQFMLPGTQLQPITTFPVTPSLATSPTMAFSPYLSHVSPGMGLVPAELLPNTPVLVSGNPTVTVPGSSAGQKLMRTDKLEVCREFQRGNCTRGENDCRYAHPIDIAMIDTNENTVTVCMDYIKGRCSREKCKYFHPPAHLQAKIKAAQHQVNQTAAAAMALPPGALQPLPKRPALEKNNGATTVFNPSVFHYQQALANMQLQQPTFIPTGSVLCMTPTASVVPMMHGATPATVSAATTPATSVPFAATATANQVCSFQWLSFTVCSDLEDRARAPSPARLGAGSGSVCLGIGEGAPAGTAAAGA